In one window of Patescibacteria group bacterium DNA:
- a CDS encoding AAA family ATPase, producing MPNKEEQFIVCPVCNGSGKNKLGFACSSCMGMGLGFFSFGKFYYWKLGLSKAVIQLDFARRKLNFFLNLIAYVVFLTGVATLAIWLYFVSLNTQTLTDYFFWNKQHPLILIFWIGVIAGMFIFFRVSEESRKRRRIEKTEYEDRTNTRRLPDNWAELVKSGSEIRVEVSHGFDEKIFKVIEDAFLLAIKLGNAEVNPVHLFFAALSDNEVVAILSRLDTNLNNLIEKIKNYLLKIESDAQSCDLSNETKEVLISAYLEAISFRQKHVSVSNLLTALISKDEYLKELFLEFEITAEKIFNVVLWFHINEKMIENYNIYQKKAHLKPKTSMNRSYTAIATPILDSFGYDLTLVSAYGRLEFCVAREEELDNIFSTFEGGNNGVILVGATGVGKKTIVGGVAERMVREDVPSFMRDMRLVEIDASRIISGATPAQAEGRMLSILDEVISSGNIVLCVYDIEHLIGISSGEGGSLDLSEVLANEIERRNIYCLATAGSDNYTKYIERKTLGRAMKKIIIEEPEGDQAIQIVESKIGAIESHNKVYFSYGAIEKAISLSQRYIHDSYLPEKAINILNMTAVNTGQVREGITKIVENDVARTVSEITKIPLTKITISEGKELLHLEEKMHERMIGQNEAIEKVSASLRRARTELRENKRPIANFLFLGPTGVGKTELAKTIADVYFGDEAYMIRIDMSEYQHPDSVDKMIGNTDGVNGYLTEKVRKLPFSLILLDELEKAHPDILNLFLQVLDDGRLTDGQGRTIDFTNSIIIATSNAGASYIQDSIFNGIDIEEIRRVLIDEHLNKVMRPEFINRFDGVIVFEPLSMQNIVQIAHIMLKQIESMLHEKGIGFRVQQGGVMKLAQEGYDPKFGARPLRRVIQQRVEDAIANKILAGELKRRDVVVLDESAKIEVEKGVAL from the coding sequence ATGCCCAATAAAGAAGAACAATTTATCGTCTGTCCCGTTTGCAATGGCTCGGGCAAGAATAAACTCGGCTTCGCATGCTCAAGTTGTATGGGCATGGGCTTGGGATTTTTTAGTTTTGGTAAATTTTATTATTGGAAACTCGGACTAAGTAAAGCAGTTATCCAATTAGATTTTGCGCGACGTAAATTAAATTTCTTCCTAAACTTGATTGCATATGTTGTTTTTTTGACTGGAGTCGCAACTTTAGCAATCTGGCTTTATTTTGTTTCACTAAATACACAAACTCTTACTGATTATTTCTTTTGGAATAAGCAACACCCCTTGATTTTGATTTTCTGGATTGGTGTTATTGCTGGGATGTTTATCTTTTTTCGAGTTAGCGAGGAATCACGTAAGCGTAGACGTATTGAAAAAACCGAATACGAAGACCGAACTAATACTAGACGATTACCAGACAATTGGGCTGAGTTGGTAAAATCTGGAAGCGAAATTAGAGTTGAGGTCTCACACGGTTTTGATGAAAAGATTTTTAAGGTAATTGAAGATGCTTTTTTACTGGCAATCAAACTTGGCAATGCCGAGGTTAATCCCGTGCATTTATTTTTTGCTGCGCTGAGTGATAATGAAGTTGTGGCAATTTTATCACGACTAGACACAAACCTTAACAACTTGATTGAAAAAATAAAAAACTATTTACTCAAAATAGAATCAGATGCGCAATCCTGTGATTTATCCAATGAAACAAAAGAAGTTTTGATTAGTGCTTACTTGGAGGCGATTTCATTTAGACAAAAACATGTTTCTGTCAGCAATCTTTTAACAGCATTGATAAGTAAGGACGAGTATTTAAAGGAATTGTTTTTGGAGTTTGAGATTACAGCTGAGAAGATTTTTAATGTAGTATTATGGTTTCATATTAATGAAAAAATGATTGAAAATTATAATATCTATCAAAAGAAGGCTCATCTAAAGCCTAAGACGAGTATGAATCGATCCTACACCGCAATTGCAACGCCTATTTTAGATAGCTTTGGCTATGACTTAACACTGGTCTCCGCGTATGGTCGTTTGGAATTTTGCGTTGCGCGTGAAGAGGAATTGGATAATATTTTTTCAACTTTTGAAGGCGGTAATAACGGTGTTATTTTAGTCGGTGCCACCGGCGTGGGTAAGAAAACCATTGTCGGAGGTGTGGCTGAGCGGATGGTGCGTGAAGATGTGCCATCGTTTATGCGTGACATGCGCCTGGTTGAGATCGATGCTTCGCGAATTATCAGTGGGGCAACGCCAGCGCAGGCCGAGGGGAGAATGTTGTCAATCCTTGATGAGGTAATTAGTTCAGGCAATATCGTTTTATGTGTTTATGACATAGAACACCTGATTGGAATTAGTAGTGGCGAAGGTGGCAGCTTGGATTTGTCAGAAGTTTTGGCCAATGAAATTGAAAGACGCAATATTTACTGTTTAGCTACGGCTGGAAGTGACAATTATACCAAGTACATTGAACGCAAGACACTGGGTCGCGCAATGAAGAAAATTATTATCGAAGAACCGGAAGGTGATCAGGCAATTCAAATTGTCGAAAGTAAAATTGGTGCCATTGAGTCTCATAATAAGGTCTATTTTTCTTATGGTGCTATTGAAAAAGCAATTAGTCTATCTCAGCGCTATATTCATGATAGCTATTTACCAGAAAAGGCGATTAATATTCTTAATATGACCGCGGTTAACACTGGGCAAGTTAGGGAGGGCATAACAAAAATTGTGGAAAATGATGTGGCCCGCACCGTATCGGAAATAACCAAAATTCCATTAACCAAAATCACTATCAGTGAAGGTAAAGAATTATTACACCTAGAAGAAAAAATGCACGAACGAATGATTGGTCAAAATGAGGCAATTGAAAAGGTGTCAGCTAGTTTACGTCGTGCCCGCACCGAACTACGCGAAAATAAAAGGCCGATTGCTAATTTCTTATTCCTGGGACCGACGGGCGTAGGCAAGACTGAGTTAGCCAAAACAATTGCCGATGTTTATTTTGGTGATGAGGCGTACATGATTAGAATTGACATGAGCGAATACCAACATCCTGATTCAGTGGATAAAATGATTGGCAACACTGACGGTGTCAACGGCTACCTCACGGAAAAAGTGCGCAAATTACCATTCTCTCTAATTCTTTTAGACGAATTGGAAAAAGCGCATCCTGATATTTTGAATTTATTTTTACAAGTACTAGATGATGGTCGTTTAACTGATGGACAGGGTCGCACAATTGATTTTACCAACAGTATTATTATTGCCACCTCTAATGCCGGCGCGTCCTATATCCAAGATTCAATTTTTAACGGCATCGACATTGAAGAGATTAGAAGAGTCTTAATTGATGAACATCTAAATAAGGTTATGCGTCCAGAATTTATCAATCGTTTTGACGGCGTGATTGTTTTTGAACCACTTAGCATGCAAAATATAGTACAGATTGCTCATATTATGTTAAAACAAATTGAATCAATGCTGCATGAAAAGGGAATTGGCTTTCGCGTGCAACAAGGTGGCGTCATGAAACTCGCCCAAGAGGGTTATGACCCGAAGTTTGGCGCTCGTCCATTGCGTCGTGTTATACAGCAAAGAGTCGAGGATGCAATTGCCAATAAAATCCTCGCCGGAGAACTTAAAAGGCGAGATGTTGTAGTTTTGGATGAATCTGCTAAGATTGAAGTTGAAAAGGGCGTGGCCTTATAA
- a CDS encoding ZIP family metal transporter, translating into MTNVLVIIIISLVGPLIGSLLGVFKKYNANQIHHMLSFAAGVMVFVSALQLLPESYKKVSPALLIVGVLFGGLVMHILNKLIPHYHHSRSGLESRAEKLKRLALFIFLGIFIHNLPEGIAIGIGALPGFNFSILIALAIAIHDIPEAICVAAPLYYSTGKKFKSFLLTFLTVIPTIAGFLLTYYFFKNISGFLLGLIISATAGVMLYISFWELLPEVMSQKGKKLKYLPSFLVGSVLVLILQILFK; encoded by the coding sequence ATGACTAATGTATTAGTGATTATAATAATTTCTCTTGTTGGCCCTCTGATTGGCTCTTTATTAGGCGTCTTTAAGAAGTATAACGCTAATCAAATTCACCACATGTTGTCATTTGCAGCTGGTGTGATGGTTTTTGTGTCAGCTTTACAATTACTACCGGAAAGTTACAAAAAAGTTTCCCCAGCGCTACTTATAGTCGGTGTTCTATTTGGAGGCCTTGTGATGCATATATTGAATAAATTAATTCCACACTATCACCATTCTCGATCTGGGCTTGAAAGTCGGGCAGAAAAATTAAAAAGATTGGCTCTTTTTATCTTTCTCGGTATTTTTATTCACAATCTACCAGAAGGTATCGCTATCGGCATCGGCGCTCTACCAGGTTTTAATTTCTCTATCTTAATTGCTCTCGCTATTGCTATTCATGATATTCCAGAAGCAATCTGTGTGGCTGCGCCACTTTATTACTCAACTGGAAAAAAATTTAAATCATTTTTACTAACTTTTTTAACCGTCATTCCAACTATTGCCGGTTTTTTATTAACTTATTATTTCTTTAAAAACATCTCTGGTTTTTTACTCGGTCTTATTATCAGCGCCACCGCTGGTGTCATGCTCTATATTTCATTTTGGGAATTACTACCAGAGGTTATGAGCCAAAAGGGGAAGAAGTTAAAATATTTACCAAGTTTTCTCGTAGGTTCTGTCTTGGTTTTAATCCTGCAAATATTATTTAAATAA
- the rpmA gene encoding 50S ribosomal protein L27, which translates to MAHKKAGGSSRNGRDSAGKRLGTKLSGGQFAKAGSIIVRQRGTKIHPGTNVQIGKDDTLFSLVQGIVKFSTKKVRKFNNQLKSTKFVSVEAI; encoded by the coding sequence ATGGCACATAAAAAAGCTGGTGGCTCCAGTCGTAACGGCCGCGATTCCGCAGGTAAACGCCTAGGTACAAAACTTTCCGGTGGACAATTTGCAAAAGCTGGTTCAATCATTGTTAGACAAAGAGGCACCAAGATTCATCCAGGTACAAATGTTCAAATAGGAAAAGATGACACTTTATTTTCTCTTGTTCAAGGTATTGTTAAATTTTCAACTAAAAAAGTTCGTAAATTCAATAACCAATTGAAGAGCACAAAATTTGTCAGCGTTGAAGCTATCTAA